CCCGCGGTTGCCGGCGGGGCAGGAAGACGGCGAACACCGCGGCCAGGAAAACCAGTGCGGCCACGCCGATGTCGGTGACGGCGGCGGCGGTCGCGACGGATCCGGATGGCTGGTTCAGGGAGAGGAACACCGCTCCGAGGCCGGCCACCCCGGCGACCTGGCCGAGTTGGGTCACGGTGGACGTGACGCCGCTCGCGCTCGCCGCGTCCGCGGGTGCGACGTGGGTCAGTGCCGCGTTGAGGGCGGGACTGAAGGCCAATCCCATGCCGACGCCGGAAACGACGACCGCCGCCTGGTAGAGGACGCCGGGGGACCCGAGGTTCGCGGTGATCGCGGCCACGACGAGGTAGCCCAGCGCCGAAAGGGCGAGCCCGATGGGGATCATCCGGTGGTGGAAGCGGGCGGGGACGCGCCGCCAGTTCAGGCTCGCCGTGCCGAAACCCACCGAGGACAGCACAAAGGCGAGGCTCGATTCCAATGTGGACAAACCGAGGCCGTCCTGCAGGTACAGCGCCATGGTGAACAGGAAACCCGCGTAGCCGGCCATCATGGCGAAGATCGAGGCGGCGGCGAGCGCCAGACCCGGGGCGCGCAGCACCGGGCCGGGGACCAGCAGCGCGGCGGCGCGGCGTTGGGTCCAGCTGAAGGCGGCGACGAAGACGGCACTGCCGGCGAGTGCTGCCCAGCCCCAGCCCGGCCAGCCCAGTTCATGCCCGAGCACGAGCGGTGTCACCACCATCAGCACGGCAGGGGAGAGCGTCAGCAGGCCGGGGAGGTCGAGGCCGGTGGTCGCGTCGGGCCGGTCGGCGGGCAGCAGCCGCGCCCCGGCCGCCAGCAGCAGGAGGCCGATGGGCACGTTCACCAGGAAGATCGGCCGCCAGCCGGTGCCCGCGATATCGGCGCTGGTCAGGACTCCGCCGAGGATCTGACCGGCGACCGCCGCTCCCGACAGCACGGTGGCGTAGACACTGAAGGCCCTGGCTCGGGCCGGGCCGTCGAGGGTGAGCTGGATGAGGCTGAGCACCTGCGGCACCAGCAACGCCGCGCCTGCCCCCTGGCCAAGGCGGAACGCGATGAGCTGCGTGGTCGTGGCCGCCAGTCCGCAGGCGAGCGAGGCGACGGTGAACAGGGCGAGCCCGACGAGGAACAGGCGGCGATGGCCGAACCGGCGGCCCAGTCGTGCCCCGGTGATGAGCAGCACGGCGTACACGATCGTGTAGCCGGCCACGACGAGTTGCAGTGCGGCGCCCGAGGCGCGCAGCTCGGTACCGATGGCGGGAGCCGAGACGGTCACGATGGTGGCGTCCAGGATGGCCATGAACTGCCCGACCAGGAGCACGGCGATCAGCCGCCCGGCCTGGTCGGGGCCGGTGTGGTGGAGATTTTCATGGAGCTGAGCGTTCGCCCCGCCGGGACGACCCGGCAGGGCGTGCTCATCCTGGTAGCGGGACTACCTGGCAGCGGGACCGAGTGCTCGGCCACCATGGGAGCGTGGCAGTGAGAGGCACCGAGGCGCAGCGCCGTCGAGAGCTGGCGAGGTTCCTGCGCAGCCGGCGCGAGCGCATCACCCCCGAGGACGTCGGTCTTCCCCCGGGTATCCGGCGACGCACCCCTGGCCTGCGTCGCGAGGAGGTCGCCCTGCTGGCCGGCGTGGGCGTCACCTGGTACACGTGGCTGGAACAAGAGCGGCCGATCAAGCCGAGCGTTCAGGTGCTGGACGCGATCGCCCGCACGCTGCGCCTCGAACACGCCGAGCGGGAACACCTCTACCGGCTCGCGGACGCGCCCGCGCTGCCGCCAGTCGAGGAACACGAGCCGCTCTCCCCCGAGATCCAGCTCATCCTCGACACCCTCGATCCGCTGGCGGCCGCGGTCTACTCCAGCCGCTTCGACCTGCTCGCCTGGAACCGCACCTTCCACGGGTTGTTCCCCGTGTTCACCACCGCCGCTCCCGAATCCCGCAACGCCATCTGGGAACACTTCACCAGCCCGCCGTGCTGCAACCCGTTCGTCGACCCCATCGCCGAGGTCAAGCCCATGGTGGCCATGCTGCGCGCCGCGTTCGGCCGTCACCTGTCCGAGCCGGCCTGGACCGGCTTCGTCCGGCGGCTGTCGGCGGAGAGTCCCGAATTCGAGCGCATGTGGAACACCCATGACGTCGCCTCGCCAGGCCCGCGCGTCCGGGTCCTGCGCTTCACCGAGGTCGGGGAGTTGCGGCTGACCACCACCACCCTGACCGTGGCCGGTTCGCCCGAAGCCCAGATGGTCATCTACACACCGGCGGGAGAAGAGACCCGGGAACGGCTGGCACACCTCGCCGCACAGCCTTCCCAGCACTGCTTCCTCGCCGACCACCTCCACGACTTCCCGCCGCACCGGGCCACCACCGCCGCGGGATTCGCCGACGGCGGGCTCGCCGGTTCAGGCGCGCCAGTGCAAAGCGCGTAGGGCCGAGCGGACGGCGGCGGCCGGGTCGGCGGGAAGGCAAGGCGCGCGCCAGGCGACGAATCCGTCGGGGCGCACCAGGAGCGCGCCGTCCGGGCCGGTGCCCGCCAGCTCGGTGAAAACCTCGGCACCGCCGGTCAGGCCGGGAGTGAGCTGACGAACTCGGAGATCATCGGTTCGGCTCTCGTGCCAGCGGGCACCGCCGGGACCGGTCAGCAGGGTCCATCCGGTGCCGGCGAGGTCGAGGGTGGATCGTCGCCGGGCACCGTCGGCGAGCCACCGGTGTGGCAGCCGGTAGCCGGGTGCCGCGCGGTCGTCGAGCACGTCCGGTGCGTCGGCCTCGTCGGTGATCACGGCTCCGGAGTCGTAGCGGTGGAACATCATGCCGCGCAGGTAGCCGGCCGCCAGCCGGGCGTAGAGTTCGTTGGTGTCCTGCCCGTCCTGGTAGCCGCGGTGCATGCCGAGGGACAGCGCCAGTGACGCTTCGGCGGCGGCGCGGCGTTCGGGCTCGTAACTGTCCAGCAGCGCATCGTCCGCTTGCCCGCGCAGGACGGCGGCGAGCTTCCAGGCGAGGTTGTGCCCGTCCTGGATACCGGTGTTCATTCCCAGCCCACCGGCCGAACTCTGCACATGGGCGGCGTCACCGGCGAGGAAGATCCGGCCGCGGCGGAACGCCGAGGCGACGCCGATGGCGGCTTCCCAGGCGTTGCATTCGATCAGCTCGATCGGCACCGTGTCGTCACCGATCGCCGCGTGCAGCAACCGCCGGGTTTGTTCGGGCGCCATCTGTGCCAGCTCGGCCGGTTTGCCCGGGTAGTCCATCAGGTGCGACGACCAGCGATCGCCCGCCGCGCTCTTCGCGAACAAAGTGCAGTAGACGTGTTCGTTGCGGATGAAGCACGCGTGCGTCGCCGACTCCGGCAGCAGATGCGCCAGATCCGCCCGGAAGAACGCCGTGTTGAGCCGTGCGGCGACTTGCCGGTCGGGCAGGTCGATCCCGGACAGGGTCCGCACGCGGCTGCGGGCACCGTCCGCCCCGATCAGGTAGCGGCTGACGAGCTCCCGCGCGCGGCCGGTGCCGACGTCGATCACCTTGGCACGGACGGACTCGGCATCGCCGGTGGCAGCCACCAGTTCGACGCCGAATCGGACCTGCCCGCCGCGGCGCCGCAGGTGCTCCAGCGCCACGCGTTGCAACTCGTGCTGGGTCAGTACCCGCCGGATGCCGATCGGGCTGCAGGTGTCCAGTCGTTCCGCGTACCGCGCCGGCGGTGCCGCCCGGTGCAGCACGGCGCCGGCCGCGTTGTCCTTGACGATCGAGCGCAACGGCGCCGGACCGTCCCACCCCAGCCGGTCCAGGTGCTCGCCGAGCCCGAGCGCCCGGAACAGCTCCAGGGTGCGCGCGCTGCTTCCGGCGCGCGGCGGGCCGGAGAGCGGATCCCGCTTGTCCACCACCAGCACCCGCACGCCGCGGTCGGCCAGGAACAGCGCGGTCGACAGGCCCACCGGCCCGGCACCGGCCACCACCACCTCGTAGCGCTCCACCGTGTTCGTTTCATCGATCATGTCGCCACCGTGCACGCTCAAGCCGACTTGAGCGCAACCGTGTGATCATGGTGCCGTGCACTACTCGATCAGCGAGGTCGCGCGGCACTTCGGCATCGCGGTGTCCGCTTTGCGCTACTACGACCAGGTCGGCCTGCTGCCACCGGCCGGACGGCGCGGAACCGTCCGCACCTACGGACGCGACGAACTGCGCCGGCTCGCCCTCGTCCAGCTGCTCCACCGCGACGGGATGATGAGCCTGTCGGACACCGCCACCGCGCTTTCGGAGCACTCGTCCGAGGATCGGGCCGGAACCAGGCAGGTCATCGACGAGTCCATCGCCGTGATGCGCGAGCAGGTCCAGCGGCTCCAGGACGCCCAGCGCGTGCTCGAGCACCTGCTCACCTGCCCTCGCGACGATCCCGTCCGGGACTGCCCTCACCTCCGTGAACAGCTCGAACAGACCGTCGACAGGGCACTGGGTACCGATCCGCCGACGGCAGGACGCGCGTGATCAACAAGGAGTGCGGCGGGTGTTCCGGTGAACGGGGGAACCGGCGGCGGCGAGCACGGAGAGCAGGATGAGCGCCCCCGCCGGTCCCAGCGTGGTCCATGGCGACAACTCCAGGTACGGCTGGTTTTCCGAGAGGAGGCGGCCCCATTCCGGCGTGGGTGGTTGCTCGCCCAGACCAAGGAAACCGAGTGACGCCAGCACCAGAACGGTGGTGGGCAGGCGCAGGAGCGCGTTGCGCACGACGGCGGGCAGGACCGCGGGCAGCAGGTGGTGCCGGAGCAGGTGCGCCGGTCCGGCTCCGAACGAGATCGAGGCCCGCAGGTAGCCGGTTGCCCGTTCCTGTTCGAGCAACGCCGCGGTCTGGGCGGCATAGGGTGTCCAGCCGACCAGGCACACCGCGCAGGCGGCACCCCACACCGACGGCCCGGTGACGGCGGTTGTCAGCAATCCGGCCAGCACGGCAGGCAGCGTCGACACCACTTCGGTCAGCCCGGCAGCGGCTTGGCCCGCCATGCCGAGCAGCACGCCGAGAACGGCGCTGACCGCGGTCACGGCGAGAGCGACGCCTGCCGTGCGCAGCGCTCCGTGGCCCAGCCGGGCCAGCATGTCGCGGCCGAGTGCGTCCGTGCCCAGCGGATGTGTGAGCGATGGCGGCAGCAGGCGCGCCGCAGTGTCCACTTGCGACGGATCCCGGAACAGTCCGATGAGGACGATCGTGCACAGGGTGAGCGCGCAGGCGCCGAACAGCCGGCCGGTGGAGCGGCGGCGCCGGAGGGCTGGTGCCGGGGCGGCGGCCAGTTCGCCACCGCGCAGGGCCGGGCCGAGCAGGCCGCGGCGCACGGTTTTGATGAGCAGACCGGCCGCGACGCCGAGCAGTGCGAGGAGCAGTGTCGCGGTTTGCAGCGGCGGGAGGTCCTGGGCCAGGGCGGAGTCCAAGGCGAGCCGGCCGAGTCCCGGGATGTTGAAGATCTTTTCCACCGCGACCGCGCCGCCCACCAGGCTGACCACGCTGGGCACCAGTTGCGGGAGCACTCCGGCCAGCGCGCGGCGCAGCGCGGGCCGGGCGATGCGGCCCGGCGGGAACCCGGCGGCGTGCCAGGTCCGGACCCACGGCTCGCCGAAGGTGGCGGGCAGGGCGTGCTCGAGCAGGCCGCCGATCACCGCTCCGGAGGGCACCCCGAGAGCGAGCGCGGGCAGCACCATCGACGCCGGCCCGGTCCAGCCGCCGGGCGGGAACCAGCCCAGCCACACGCCGAACACGGTGGCGAGCAGCGAGGCGAGCAGGAACTTGGGCAGCGCGGCGAGCAACGCGGCTCCCGTGCCCGTGCGGTGTTCTCGCAGCAGCCGCCTGGCGCCGAGGTGCAGGGTGCGGGTGCTGACCAGCGCGGCCACCGCGATGGTGACCACGAGCGTGGCCAGCATCAGCGTGACGGAGACCCCCAGCGCGTTCATCACCTCCGGCAGGACCGGGGTGCCCGACACCCAGGACGTGCCCGCGTCTCCGCGGGGCAATCCGCCGAGCCAGTGCAGGAGGTGGGGGAGCGGACCCCGGTCCAGGCCCAGCTGTTCGCGTACCGCGGTCAGCTGCTCGGGAGTGGGGGCCTGGTCGGCGGAGCGGGCACGCAGGACCGTCAGCGCGGGGTCGGTCCCGGACAGCCACGGCAGGAAAGCGACGGCCGCGAGCACGGCGCCTCCGGCGGCGAGGCGGCCGGTGCCCGCGCGCCACCGGTCGCCGATCCGTTGTGCGCCCGGCACTACTTGAGGTGGGTGTCGAGGTTGATCAGCGAGCGTTCGCGGGGGTCGAGCAGCACGCCTTCCACGCCGGTGCCGACGCCTTGCACGACCTTCTCGTGGACCAGCGGGACAACGGCGTCGGTGCGCAGGATCTCCGCCTCCGCGCGCATGATCTTCTCCCGTCGCAGCGCGGTGTCGCCTTCCTCGGCGGCCGCGGTGATGGCCTGGTCGACCGCGGGGTCCTTCAGCCCGGCGATGTTGTAGACGCCGTTGCTCAGGTAGTCGCTCGCGAGGTAGGCGACCGCGTCACCGGTGTCGAGAAGCGTCACCCTGGACAGGATCAGCGCGTCGTACTTGCCCGCGAGCAGGTCCGCCTCCATCTGCGTGTACTCGCGCACATCCTGCTGCACGGTGAAACCGGCTCGCTCCAGCTGCTGTTGCACGACGGTCGCGGCCTCGGGCAGTTCGGCCCGGTTGGTGTAGGTGGCCAGGCGCAGCGTCCTGCCCTGCGTCTTCGACCGGGTTTCGTCGACGGTCGTGGCCTGCGGCCGCCCGCTCACCCCGGTCCGCTGACCCGCCGCCCAGGGAACGGCCGGGCCGAACAGGCCCTGCCCGGCGTCGGCATAACCGCTGAAGACCGAGTCGACCAGGGCGGAACCGTCCACCGCGCCGCGCACGGCCGCCCGCAGCGCCGGGTCGGTGAAGATCCCGGCGGAGGTGTTGAGAATGAGGCTGTCGGCCCGGACGGAGGGCACCTCGTGGCGCGTGTTCTCGTCCAGCAGGGGTGCCTGGGCGGTCGGGATCCACTCGGCGATGTCGGCTTCTCCGGCGCGCAGGGCGTTGGTGCGGGCGGCGCCGTCGGCGACCCAGGTCACGTCGATGCCGGACGCCTTGGCCTTGCCGCCCCAGTAGTCGTCGAAGCGATCCAGGCTCGCCTGGGTTTTCCCGGTGAGACCGGTGATCCTGAAGGGGCCGGTTCCGGTGCCGACCGGGCTGACGGTGCCGTCCGGGGCGTACGCCTTGGGGGAGAAGATGCCCAGCGCGGGGCTGGCGAGCCTGAGCGGCAGCACCGGATCGGCGGACTTCGTGGTGATCGTGACGGTGTCGGCGTCGTCTGCCTTCGCCGTCAGCGACACGTCGCTGAGCACGCGGGGCTTGGTCTTGGCCGCGTTGGCGTGATCGAGCGCGCCGACCACGGAATCGGCGGTGAATTCGGTGCCGTCGTGGAACTTCGCCTTGCGCAGTTCGAACACCCAGGTGGTGGCGTCCGGGCGGGTCCACGAGGTGGCCAGCGCGGGCACCGCGGCGCCGTCGCGATCCAGCGCGGTGAGGCCTTCGGCCACCGACAGCTTGCCCAGCGCGGTGGCGTCGTTGCTGTAGGGGGACAGGGCCTGCACCGGCGGTACCGCCAGCACGACCCGCAGCCGGCCGGTCGTCGTGTTCGTTTCGGACGAGCCGCCCGCGGTGAAGCAGCCTCCCAGCAACGGCACGAGGGCAAGGGCGGCAACGAGGCCGTGGGTCGAACGCACGATGAGTCCTGTCTTGCTCAAGGGGGTCCACCCGGCTCGGTTCCGTGGCGGCGGGGCAGGGCGCAGCCTATAAGGCAAGCCTTGCCAACCTTGACCAAGGTGATTGAAGTCTCAAGCAAGCGCGGGCTACTGCGCGGGTTCGAGCAGGGCCAGGAGAATCCGCTGCAACTCGGCGCGGTCGCGAGGCGCGATCCTCGCCAGCCTGCTGTCGAACTCCGTCGCGAGTGCCGCGAGCGCGTGGTCCCGTGCCGCCTCGCCCTCGGGAGTCAGGACGAGCCGGTGCCGCCGGAGGTCCGCGTCGTCGATCTCGCGTCGCAGGAACCCTTTTGCGACGAGATTGCGCACGTAGACCGTCACGCTGGCTTTGGGGATCACCAGCTTCGCCGCCAGCTCGGCCGGATACGGCGACGCCGCCACCTCGGCGAGCACGAAGAACTCCTTCGGGTCCAACCCGAGCGCGGTCAGCTCGGCGCTGCAGCCGTCCAGCACGACGGTGAGCAAGCGATGGTTCAGCGTCCACAGCTGGGCGGCATCGACCGGCACGCGGGCCCCCTTCGGGTGGTACAGTTCTGTACTAGTTCGGTTCTGTACTAGTTCGGACATCGGAATGGCTGATAACCGAACAAATCCTACGTGAAAGGCGTTCCCACGTGCTTCAGCACATCGCGATCCCGCGCGGGCCGTTCGAGCTTGCGGCCGATCTCCACTTCCCTGACGGTGCGGGCGAGACCGGGCAACTGCGTGCCGTGGTGCTCTCCACGCCGGGCAGCAGCGTGAAGGAACAGATCGGCGCGAACTACGCGTCCCGTCTTGCCGCCCGGGGCATCGCGGCGCTCGTGTTCGACCCGGCCCACCAGGGACAGAGTGGCGGTGAGCCTCGCGACCTCGAAGACCCGTACCGCCGCGGCGAGGACATCTCCTACGCGATCGACGCGCTCGGCACGGTCCCCGGGATCGACCCGGAGCGCATCGGCGTTCTCGGCATCTGCGCCGGTGGAGGCTATGCGGTGCACACCGCCCGCACGGACCACCGCATCAAGGCGGTCGGCACGGTCGTCCCGGGCAACATGGGCACGTCGTTCCGCGGCTTCCAGCCGGACGGCCCGGTGGCCGCGCTCGACGCCATGGCCGCCGCGCGCCTGGAGGAAACCCGCGCCGGTGAGTCGACCCGCGTGAACTGGCTGCCCGACACGTTGGCGGATGCCGCCGCGGCCGGGCTGACCGACATCGACACGACCCAGGCGATCACCTTCTACCGCACCGAACGGGGCGGAAGCGAGCACTCGACGAACCGCCGTCTCGCGCGCGGCGATTCGTTGCTGCTGGGCTACGACGCGTACCACCTGGTCGATCAGCTCATGACCCAGCCGCTGCAGGTCGTCCTCGCGGGACGCATCGGCAACACCGGCTCGTACGAGTCCGGCATGCAGCTCTGGAAACTGGCACCCAACCCGGTCGACCTCATGGTGATCGAGGGCGCCGGTCATTACGAGATGTATGACGTGCCCGAGTACGTCGACGCCGCCGTCGATCGCCTCGCCGACTTCTACTCGGCCAACCTGTAAGTCGTGACGGTCCGGGGACCTCGATTACGTGGAGGGGTTGCTCAGCCACTTGTTGCGCTCAGCGCATCGTCGAGCGGTGTCGACGACGTTCGCGATGGCGGGTGACGGGTCGTTCGCGGGCCACAGCACGGAAAGTTCCGCCATGATCGGCGGATCGACGACGTCACGGACAACGATGCCGGTGCTGGTTTTCGCGGCGTGCTCAGCGAACGACGTGGGGGACAGGCTGACCTCGCGGCCGCTGGAGAGCCGGGCGAGCATGGCGTTCACCGGCGGTTCGTCGAATGCGCAGATCTCGGGTGAGAAGCCCGCCTCGTGGCACGCGGCGACGATGCTGTCGTAGTACGCCGGGGCGAGGTGGCGGGCGAACAGCAGCAGCGTCTCGTCGCGGAGGGCCGTCACCGGGATCCTCGGTGCGTCAGCGAGGCGGTGGTGAACGCCGAGGACCGCGGAGACGGGCTCTTCGCGGAGAAGCTCGCCACCCACCCCGTCGAGGAGCTGCGGTGAGAGGGCGAGACCGACGTCCAGGTCACCGGCACGGAGCCGGTCGGGGATCTCGGCGCTGAAGAACTCCCGAGCGTCGATCATGAGGTCGGGGTGCTCTTCCCGGAGGGCGTCCAGTAGCGCGGTGAGCGTGTCGAAGCTGGTCACCGGTGTGTAGCCCAGCCGGATCGTCGTCGCGATCCCCGCCCCGGCCTCGCGGGTGCGCTGCACGGCTTGTTCCAGCGCGGCCAGCGCTTTCGGCGCCTCGCGAGCCAGTGTCCGGCCCGCGGCGGTCAGCTGCACGCTACGGCTCGAACGCACGAACAGCGGGGTTCCGAGGGTCTCCTCGAGCTTGCGGATCTGATGACTCAGCGACGGCTGCGCGATGTAGAGGCGCGTGGCCGCGCGGCCGAAGTGGAGTTCCTCGGCTACGGCCAGGAAGTAGCGGAGGACGCGGGGACTGATATCGATAGACGAATCCTACCGCCGGCCGTCCGGACAAGTCTTGGACGCCCGCCGGATGGCCGCCGTAGTGTCGATTTCACCACGGGGGACGGTCCATTGTGTCCCCGTCGGTCCTGGTCGCAGCTCTGACCATCGGACTTTCACCCCGACACGCCGAAGGAACATCGTGACGCGCACCGCGAAGACCGGACTCGAGGCACTGCTCACCCCCGAGGAGAGCGTTCTGGTGCTCATCGACCACCAGCCCTTCCAGTTCGCCAACCTCAACAGCCACGAGGCCACCATGGTCGCCAACAACGCCGTCGGCCTGGCCAAGCTCGCGAAGGTGTTCGATGTCCCCACCGTGCTGACCACGGTGATCGAAGAACGTGGCGGCCACCTCATCAAGGGCATCCAGAACGTCTTCCCGGACCAGAAGCCGATCAATCGCACGTCCATCAACACCTGGGAAGACCGTCGTGTCGTCGACGTGGTGGAGAAGACGGGCCGCAAGAAACTGATCCTTGCCGGGCTGTGGACCGAGATCTGCGTCGCCATGCCCGCCATCCAGGCGCTGAGTGGGGGCTACGACGTCTTTGTCGTCACGGACGCCAGTGGCGGGGTCACCGCCGAGGCACACGACATGGCGGTGCGTCGCATGGTGCAGGCCGGCGTGGTGCCCATCACCTGGATGGCCGTGTCCGGCGAATGGCAGCGTGACTGGGCCCGCGAGGAAAGGACCGCCGAGCTCTCGGAGATTCTCTTCGAACACGGTGGCGGCAGCGGAATCGCGCTCACCTGGGAACTGCAACTGCTGGCCACACCCACCGCGTGACGAAAGCGCTGAGAATTCCCATGGACGTTTCGAAGATCGAGTTCGGGATCGACAGCTTCGGGGACCGGCCCCGTGACGATCGGGGTGAGGTCGTCTCGCACGCGCAGGCGATCCGCGCCGCGGTGACCGAGGCCGTGCTGGCCGACGAGGTCGGCATCGACGTGGTCGCGTTGGGGGAGCACCACCGGCCGGAGTTCGCGATCTCCAGTCCGGAAACGGTGCTGGCCGGCATCGCGACCGCCACGAAGCGCATCCGGCTCGCCTCCGGCGTGACGGTGCTGTCCTCGGACGATCCGGTGCGGGTCTTCCAGCGGTTCGCGACCGTGGACGCGCTTTCCGGCGGCCGGGCGGAGGTGATCCTCGGCCGTGGTTCGTTCACCGAGTCGTTCCCGCTGTTCGGGTACGACCTGACCGACTACGAGGTGCTGTTCGAGGAGAAGATCGAGCTGTTCCACCGGCTACTGGACGAGAAGCCGGTCACCTGGGAGGGCACCACCCGCGCCGCGCTGAACGACGCGGACGTGTACCCGAAGACCGATTCGGGGCGACTCAGGACCTGGGTGGGCGTCGGCGGGTCACCGCAGTCGGTGCTCCGCACCGCCCGCTACGGGTTCGGGCTCATGCTCGCCATCATCGGCGGCGCACCCGCCCGGTTTGCCTCCTACGTGGATCTTTACCGGCGGGCGAACCAGGAACTCGGCACCACCGCACAGCCGGTCGGCATGCACTCGCCCGGGTTCGTGGCCGCCACCGATGCCGAGGCGAAGGAACTGTTCTACCCCGGGTTCAAGGAGACGCGCGACCGGATCGGGGCGCTGCGCGGATGGCCGCCGATCCGCCGCGAAGAGTTCGACGCCGAGGTGGCACGCGGATCGCTGTACGTCGGTTCGCCCGAGACCGTCGCGACCAAGATCGCCCACGCGATCCGGGCGCTGGACGCGGGCCGGTTCGACATGATCTATTCCGCCGCGGGCACCGTTTCCGCGACTGCCCGGCTGCGTTCGGTCGAGTTGTACGGCACCCAGGTCATTCCCCGGGTCCGCGAGCTTCTGGCCGAACAGCCCGCCACCACGGCGGGAGCGACACGGTGACCACCACCGTCGGGATCCTGGGTGCCGGGAAGGTCGGCACCGTCCTGGCGCGCCTGGCGGTCGCGGCCGGTTACCGAGTCGTGGTCTCCGGGTCCGGTGACCCCGCGAAGATCGCACTGACCACCGAGGTCCTCACCCCCGGTGCGACCGCCGTGTGGCCTGCCGAGGCCGCGGAGGCCGCCGACGTGGTGATTCTCGCCCTGCCGCTCGGCAAGCACCGCAACCTCCCGATCCGGGAACTGGCGGGGAAGCTGGTCGTCGACGCGATGAACCACTGGTGGGAAATCGATGGTCCGCGCGACACGATCGTCCCGCCCGGTGTCTCGTCGAGCGAAGCCGTGCAGCAGTTCCTGGCGGGCGCGCGGGTGGTGAAAGCCTTCAACCACATGGGTTATCACGACCTCGAAGACGGTGCTCGCCCATCCGGCGACCCCGGGCGCAAGGCGATCGCGATCGCCGGTGACTCACCCGAGGATCTCGCCGCCGTGTCGAAGCTGGTCGACACACTGGGGTTCGACCCACTCGCCATCGGTGACCTCGCGGCGGGCGCCCGGCTCGAGCCCGGCACTCCCGCCTTCGGCGCCAACGTCGGCGCCGACCGGCTTCGCACTCTCACCAGTCTGCCCACGCAAGGAATCCCACGATGAGCCCCGTTGAGCAACTCGTCAGCAATTTCCAAGATCTCGTGGGAAAGGTCCCCGAGATCGTCCAACCTGTCATCGTGGCGCTCGCCGGTGCGATCCCGTCGATCGAGGGGGAGGTGGCGTCCTTGATCGGTGTCGTGGGTGGCCTCAATCCCATCGTCGCGGGGATCGCCGCGGCCGTGGGGAACTTTCTCTGCGTTCTCGTTGTCGTGCTTCTCGCCTCGAAGGCCCGCACCGCCGTGGTGAACCACCGCGCGGCCCATGACACCGCTCCCCGGGAGAGCGCACCCGCCAAGCCCGAGTCCAAGGGGCGCAAGCGGTTCAAGAAGGCCCTTGCGCGTTTCGGGGTTCCCGGCGCGAGCCTGCTCGGCCCGCTCGCCATCCCGACCCAGTTCATGTCCGCGATGCTCGTCGCCGGCGGGACGCCGCGAAAGCGGGTGTTGTTCTGGCAGGCAGTGGCAATCGTTATCTGGACGACCGTGGCGACCGTCTCGGCCTGGCTCGCGCTCCAGTTCGTCGTTCCGGCCTGAAACCGGAACGCGGTGACCGGGCAGCGGTCATGATGGCGGAATGGCGACGGTGCCCGGGCGGCACTGGTGCGGTT
The genomic region above belongs to Amycolatopsis sp. YIM 10 and contains:
- a CDS encoding MFS transporter; translated protein: MLLVGQFMAILDATIVTVSAPAIGTELRASGAALQLVVAGYTIVYAVLLITGARLGRRFGHRRLFLVGLALFTVASLACGLAATTTQLIAFRLGQGAGAALLVPQVLSLIQLTLDGPARARAFSVYATVLSGAAVAGQILGGVLTSADIAGTGWRPIFLVNVPIGLLLLAAGARLLPADRPDATTGLDLPGLLTLSPAVLMVVTPLVLGHELGWPGWGWAALAGSAVFVAAFSWTQRRAAALLVPGPVLRAPGLALAAASIFAMMAGYAGFLFTMALYLQDGLGLSTLESSLAFVLSSVGFGTASLNWRRVPARFHHRMIPIGLALSALGYLVVAAITANLGSPGVLYQAAVVVSGVGMGLAFSPALNAALTHVAPADAASASGVTSTVTQLGQVAGVAGLGAVFLSLNQPSGSVATAAAVTDIGVAALVFLAAVFAVFLPRRQPRAI
- a CDS encoding helix-turn-helix transcriptional regulator, producing the protein MAVRGTEAQRRRELARFLRSRRERITPEDVGLPPGIRRRTPGLRREEVALLAGVGVTWYTWLEQERPIKPSVQVLDAIARTLRLEHAEREHLYRLADAPALPPVEEHEPLSPEIQLILDTLDPLAAAVYSSRFDLLAWNRTFHGLFPVFTTAAPESRNAIWEHFTSPPCCNPFVDPIAEVKPMVAMLRAAFGRHLSEPAWTGFVRRLSAESPEFERMWNTHDVASPGPRVRVLRFTEVGELRLTTTTLTVAGSPEAQMVIYTPAGEETRERLAHLAAQPSQHCFLADHLHDFPPHRATTAAGFADGGLAGSGAPVQSA
- a CDS encoding FAD-dependent oxidoreductase, with amino-acid sequence MIDETNTVERYEVVVAGAGPVGLSTALFLADRGVRVLVVDKRDPLSGPPRAGSSARTLELFRALGLGEHLDRLGWDGPAPLRSIVKDNAAGAVLHRAAPPARYAERLDTCSPIGIRRVLTQHELQRVALEHLRRRGGQVRFGVELVAATGDAESVRAKVIDVGTGRARELVSRYLIGADGARSRVRTLSGIDLPDRQVAARLNTAFFRADLAHLLPESATHACFIRNEHVYCTLFAKSAAGDRWSSHLMDYPGKPAELAQMAPEQTRRLLHAAIGDDTVPIELIECNAWEAAIGVASAFRRGRIFLAGDAAHVQSSAGGLGMNTGIQDGHNLAWKLAAVLRGQADDALLDSYEPERRAAAEASLALSLGMHRGYQDGQDTNELYARLAAGYLRGMMFHRYDSGAVITDEADAPDVLDDRAAPGYRLPHRWLADGARRRSTLDLAGTGWTLLTGPGGARWHESRTDDLRVRQLTPGLTGGAEVFTELAGTGPDGALLVRPDGFVAWRAPCLPADPAAAVRSALRALHWRA
- a CDS encoding MerR family transcriptional regulator: MHYSISEVARHFGIAVSALRYYDQVGLLPPAGRRGTVRTYGRDELRRLALVQLLHRDGMMSLSDTATALSEHSSEDRAGTRQVIDESIAVMREQVQRLQDAQRVLEHLLTCPRDDPVRDCPHLREQLEQTVDRALGTDPPTAGRA
- a CDS encoding ABC transporter permease subunit, translated to MPGAQRIGDRWRAGTGRLAAGGAVLAAVAFLPWLSGTDPALTVLRARSADQAPTPEQLTAVREQLGLDRGPLPHLLHWLGGLPRGDAGTSWVSGTPVLPEVMNALGVSVTLMLATLVVTIAVAALVSTRTLHLGARRLLREHRTGTGAALLAALPKFLLASLLATVFGVWLGWFPPGGWTGPASMVLPALALGVPSGAVIGGLLEHALPATFGEPWVRTWHAAGFPPGRIARPALRRALAGVLPQLVPSVVSLVGGAVAVEKIFNIPGLGRLALDSALAQDLPPLQTATLLLALLGVAAGLLIKTVRRGLLGPALRGGELAAAPAPALRRRRSTGRLFGACALTLCTIVLIGLFRDPSQVDTAARLLPPSLTHPLGTDALGRDMLARLGHGALRTAGVALAVTAVSAVLGVLLGMAGQAAAGLTEVVSTLPAVLAGLLTTAVTGPSVWGAACAVCLVGWTPYAAQTAALLEQERATGYLRASISFGAGPAHLLRHHLLPAVLPAVVRNALLRLPTTVLVLASLGFLGLGEQPPTPEWGRLLSENQPYLELSPWTTLGPAGALILLSVLAAAGSPVHRNTRRTPC